One window of the Brevibacterium limosum genome contains the following:
- a CDS encoding winged helix-turn-helix transcriptional regulator, translated as MSDRPRSGCAINAAVEVLGDNWSLIVLRDIIFGSRRHFRELLTLNDEGIASNMLASRLKKLVDEGLLTKAEAVRGQKAEYSLTEAGIQTLPVMVALGAWGMTHRETSAELTIRSRLMADDPQLVADLMDELRESHLGIPRPASEAPRASERLQAAFEAEAQSRRQRPCPLAAGVVPWNK; from the coding sequence ATGTCGGATCGGCCGCGTTCGGGCTGCGCCATCAACGCCGCCGTCGAAGTCCTCGGGGACAACTGGTCGCTCATCGTCCTGCGCGACATCATCTTCGGCAGCAGGCGGCACTTCCGTGAGCTGCTCACCCTCAACGACGAGGGCATCGCGTCGAATATGCTCGCCAGCAGACTGAAGAAGCTCGTGGACGAAGGGCTCCTGACCAAGGCAGAAGCGGTACGCGGTCAGAAGGCCGAATACTCCCTCACCGAGGCGGGCATCCAGACCCTGCCGGTCATGGTCGCCCTCGGAGCCTGGGGGATGACCCACCGGGAGACCTCTGCCGAACTGACGATCCGATCCCGACTCATGGCTGACGACCCTCAGCTCGTCGCCGATCTCATGGACGAGCTGAGAGAGAGCCACCTCGGCATCCCGCGCCCCGCCTCGGAAGCGCCGCGCGCCTCCGAGCGGTTGCAGGCGGCCTTCGAGGCAGAGGCGCAGTCACGTCGACAGCGGCCTTGTCCGCTCGCGGCAGGTGTGGTTCCATGGAATAAGTGA
- a CDS encoding VOC family protein, which translates to MFNGLMANIGIRNEKSATEWYSRLFERQPDARPMAGLVEWRFDEKFGIQIWEDPQRAGGSTIVIDVDDLDAVDRRLRSAGIDHDEPSPGGGRRILPITDPDGNQVVFVGE; encoded by the coding sequence ATGTTCAACGGACTCATGGCAAACATCGGCATCCGCAACGAGAAGTCTGCGACCGAATGGTATTCCCGACTCTTCGAAAGGCAGCCGGATGCCCGGCCGATGGCGGGTCTCGTCGAATGGCGATTCGACGAGAAGTTCGGCATTCAGATCTGGGAGGACCCGCAGCGGGCAGGCGGCTCGACCATCGTCATCGACGTGGACGACCTCGACGCAGTGGACCGACGGCTGCGTTCGGCCGGAATCGACCACGACGAACCCTCACCAGGGGGCGGACGACGCATCCTCCCGATCACCGATCCGGACGGAAACCAGGTGGTGTTCGTCGGTGAATGA
- a CDS encoding histidine kinase, whose product MTTHSRQSGQGPTTTVGPGQNRNRALPLTLTLLGTLVIIGTYLAVLLTQPANLGVDLGHTTLWVMLGYLGGGILLAAGTLPLIPRSVLALIPVAIALNIVIGQVIGNYTPVPLYLDSIGTVLIGVLAGPAAGAFTGIISNLIWGVTLSPSVIAFSSGAAFIGAAAGWAARLGVFRTPWTAIIIGAVAGVPAGAIGAPVAAYVFGGGLGAGTGGVVAILQAAGLEMFNATFAQSMVSDIVDKALIFALAYVVIRSLPKRIIGRYEFAAHSRPRSTTRGSGPVQPVESAQPTE is encoded by the coding sequence ATGACCACCCACTCCAGACAGTCTGGGCAGGGGCCGACCACCACGGTCGGTCCCGGACAAAACCGCAATCGCGCTCTTCCCCTCACCCTCACGCTGCTCGGCACCCTCGTCATCATCGGCACCTACCTCGCCGTGCTGCTGACCCAACCGGCCAACCTCGGCGTCGACCTCGGACACACTACCTTGTGGGTCATGCTCGGCTATCTGGGCGGGGGCATCCTGCTCGCAGCGGGCACCCTCCCGCTCATTCCGCGCAGCGTTCTCGCGCTTATCCCGGTCGCCATCGCCCTCAACATCGTCATCGGGCAGGTCATCGGCAACTACACCCCCGTCCCGCTCTACCTCGACTCCATCGGCACCGTGCTCATCGGCGTCCTGGCAGGCCCCGCCGCAGGAGCCTTCACCGGCATCATCTCGAATCTCATCTGGGGCGTGACCCTGAGCCCCAGCGTCATCGCGTTCAGTTCCGGGGCGGCGTTCATCGGAGCCGCCGCCGGCTGGGCCGCACGTCTCGGAGTCTTCCGCACACCCTGGACCGCGATCATCATCGGTGCCGTCGCCGGTGTTCCAGCCGGTGCCATCGGAGCGCCCGTCGCCGCCTACGTCTTCGGCGGCGGTCTGGGAGCCGGAACCGGGGGAGTCGTTGCGATCCTCCAAGCCGCGGGCCTCGAGATGTTCAACGCCACGTTCGCCCAGAGCATGGTCTCCGACATCGTCGACAAGGCGCTCATCTTCGCCCTGGCCTACGTCGTCATCCGCTCGCTGCCCAAACGCATCATCGGCCGCTACGAATTCGCCGCTCACAGTCGGCCGCGTTCGACGACTCGCGGCTCCGGGCCAGTGCAACCGGTCGAATCGGCACAGCCGACGGAATGA
- a CDS encoding nucleoside hydrolase, translated as MSSTLPLFLDCDPGIDDALALAYLCCQDDVDVVGIAASGGNVATAQVVENTRGWLSLAGRNDFPVHAGHRLPLARQTQPAAADESLEYADLTHGDTGRGYARLPAPTAPISSVSAAQAWVDAAHTHPGQLLGVVIGPSTNLALALDIDPALPRLFKRLFIMGGAFNYRGNTHPTTEWNVTFDPESTARVLAAFDAVHERGQVAHLPVIAPIEATEAVEMTPDRLARIRDGAAAAGQTWQEMAAQLSEALRFYFEFHESDGLGYLAHIHDPFVLACALTWARQNTIPANGAQSEGSNTNAQPAAASVLGRGAEGVLPWATTLWAPVDVELTGTLTRGETVADWLGRWGRPVNAEIIRTIDAPAFLDHLSATLMKGPPA; from the coding sequence ATGTCTTCCACTCTGCCGCTGTTCCTCGACTGCGATCCCGGGATCGACGATGCGCTTGCCCTCGCCTACCTGTGTTGCCAGGACGACGTCGATGTCGTCGGCATCGCCGCCTCAGGGGGCAATGTCGCCACCGCACAGGTCGTCGAGAACACCCGCGGATGGTTATCACTGGCCGGGCGCAACGACTTCCCCGTCCATGCCGGCCACCGCCTTCCGCTGGCACGACAGACTCAGCCGGCGGCAGCGGACGAATCGCTGGAATACGCCGACCTCACCCATGGCGACACCGGACGAGGGTATGCCCGGCTGCCGGCTCCGACGGCCCCGATCAGTTCGGTATCGGCCGCACAGGCGTGGGTCGATGCAGCACACACCCATCCCGGACAGCTCCTCGGCGTCGTCATCGGTCCGTCCACCAACCTCGCCCTGGCACTCGATATCGACCCGGCCCTGCCGCGTCTGTTCAAACGTCTCTTCATCATGGGCGGAGCGTTCAACTACCGGGGTAACACCCACCCGACGACGGAATGGAATGTCACCTTCGATCCGGAGTCGACTGCCCGAGTGCTCGCGGCCTTCGACGCGGTCCATGAACGTGGGCAGGTGGCCCATCTGCCGGTCATCGCCCCGATCGAAGCTACCGAAGCCGTCGAAATGACTCCCGATCGCCTCGCCCGCATCCGCGACGGAGCCGCTGCCGCCGGTCAGACGTGGCAGGAGATGGCGGCTCAACTGTCCGAGGCGCTGCGGTTCTATTTCGAATTCCACGAATCCGACGGCCTGGGTTATCTCGCCCACATCCACGATCCCTTCGTTCTCGCCTGTGCTCTGACCTGGGCGCGACAGAACACCATTCCTGCGAACGGCGCACAGTCCGAGGGGTCGAACACGAATGCCCAGCCGGCGGCCGCCTCGGTGCTGGGGAGAGGCGCCGAGGGTGTGCTGCCGTGGGCCACGACGCTGTGGGCGCCTGTCGATGTCGAACTCACGGGTACACTCACACGAGGCGAAACCGTCGCCGACTGGTTGGGCCGGTGGGGCAGACCCGTGAACGCAGAGATCATCCGCACCATCGACGCCCCCGCATTCCTCGACCACCTCAGCGCCACCCTGATGAAAGGACCACCCGCATGA
- a CDS encoding DUF2695 domain-containing protein, which produces MDKNTVDTDVRTIIDGASARILTPRPGECLVCYVFRQLSEFGCNGTHRFARTFRDQTAPRATALFDRLRSMGACCCDGEILGNAYRFSPNPWITEPGPFAEALGTPIRLVAADELQNLDEERGRDLIDATETKYLCCKIVRRGSTQPCGNWERVPGW; this is translated from the coding sequence ATGGACAAGAACACCGTTGACACCGACGTCAGAACGATCATCGATGGAGCTTCGGCTCGTATCCTCACACCGCGCCCCGGCGAATGCCTGGTCTGCTACGTCTTCCGCCAACTCAGCGAATTCGGCTGCAACGGCACACACCGTTTCGCACGCACGTTCCGAGACCAGACGGCTCCACGCGCAACCGCTCTGTTCGACAGACTCAGAAGCATGGGCGCGTGCTGCTGTGATGGCGAGATCCTCGGCAACGCATACAGATTCTCGCCGAACCCGTGGATCACCGAACCCGGCCCCTTCGCCGAAGCGCTCGGCACCCCGATCAGGTTGGTCGCCGCAGACGAACTCCAGAACCTCGACGAGGAACGCGGCCGAGATCTGATCGATGCCACGGAGACGAAGTACTTGTGCTGCAAGATCGTCAGACGCGGATCGACGCAGCCCTGCGGAAACTGGGAACGCGTCCCAGGTTGGTGA
- a CDS encoding SRPBCC domain-containing protein produces MNEPAEDQGAPLTATISLSADIDHPISAVWNAIADTGQRVQWGVPDGEEMVCDVDEYRLGGSIRTRCGSPGALEFEATGQYCALEPERFIVTTETLTRDGEILSTAIITWTLTATSTGARVDLVDQVVSFVGQTMVDGHRNGHEICLRQLGEFLSS; encoded by the coding sequence GTGAATGAGCCCGCAGAAGATCAGGGTGCACCCCTGACAGCGACGATCAGCCTCAGCGCCGATATCGATCATCCGATCTCCGCGGTGTGGAATGCCATCGCCGACACCGGTCAGCGCGTCCAGTGGGGCGTCCCCGACGGCGAGGAGATGGTCTGCGACGTCGACGAATACCGCCTCGGCGGATCGATCCGCACCCGTTGCGGGTCGCCGGGAGCACTGGAGTTCGAAGCCACTGGGCAGTACTGCGCTCTCGAACCGGAGCGTTTCATCGTGACCACCGAAACTCTCACCAGAGACGGTGAGATCCTCTCGACTGCCATCATCACCTGGACCCTCACCGCCACCTCGACAGGCGCCCGAGTGGACCTCGTCGACCAGGTCGTGTCCTTCGTCGGTCAGACAATGGTCGACGGCCACCGCAACGGCCATGAGATCTGCCTGCGACAGCTCGGGGAATTCCTCAGCTCTTGA
- a CDS encoding energy-coupling factor transporter transmembrane component T family protein, with product MSPATPVRHTAADTAGALRLRRRLHPATELVILACSLLLVFGIPSPIVPVIILVGTIVTVASSPVVRLRTWSMTVGLLCLPTLAVLTVVQGLFYPGAEVHVLWQAGPARLSVEGLSIAVQIWLRVSSLIGMCALFGLGADSARLFDGLRRLRLPSGVAYVCASASGLIPLIGARTRHILEARRARGWATDSWRVRIRLLPGIVVELVTAILLTADQRHDVLEASGLDSSSTTVALQDHTDGTGQRLLRILTPCAALGLIAASVAGVLPLPGAADLIGGA from the coding sequence ATGAGCCCCGCGACACCCGTCAGGCACACTGCCGCCGACACCGCTGGGGCACTCCGCCTGAGGCGTCGTCTGCATCCGGCCACCGAGCTGGTCATCCTCGCCTGCAGCCTGCTGCTGGTCTTCGGAATCCCCTCTCCGATCGTGCCGGTCATCATCCTTGTCGGCACGATCGTGACCGTGGCGTCATCACCTGTCGTCCGGCTGCGGACATGGTCGATGACCGTGGGCCTCCTGTGCCTGCCCACTCTGGCCGTACTCACCGTCGTGCAGGGACTGTTCTACCCCGGCGCCGAGGTGCACGTGCTCTGGCAGGCTGGACCGGCCCGTCTCAGTGTCGAAGGACTGAGCATCGCCGTCCAGATCTGGCTGCGTGTGAGCAGCTTGATCGGAATGTGCGCGCTGTTCGGACTCGGTGCCGATTCCGCCCGCCTCTTCGACGGGCTGCGCCGACTCCGTCTGCCCTCGGGCGTCGCCTATGTGTGTGCCTCTGCCAGCGGACTCATCCCGCTCATCGGCGCACGCACCCGACACATCCTTGAGGCGAGACGAGCCCGAGGCTGGGCCACCGACTCCTGGCGAGTGCGGATCCGATTGCTGCCGGGAATCGTCGTCGAACTCGTCACCGCGATCCTCCTGACCGCCGATCAGCGTCACGACGTGCTCGAAGCGAGCGGCCTCGATTCGAGCTCGACCACAGTTGCACTCCAGGATCACACGGACGGGACAGGACAGAGACTCCTCCGGATCCTGACTCCGTGCGCGGCCCTCGGACTCATCGCCGCCTCGGTGGCAGGAGTCCTGCCTCTGCCGGGTGCAGCAGACCTGATCGGCGGTGCCTGA
- a CDS encoding carbohydrate kinase family protein, which yields MSILVIGEALIDIVSTPGTPDRYAPGGAPANVALGLGRLGDPVEFLTDVGDDFHGGFILAHLRESRVAVHVSPRGATSTALARLAEDGSAEYEFRLRWDPDSALLDDSARSGLHFGSIAAFLEPGSAVIDRLLDAVEGQSESQTPGPVISFDPNIRPSIIGSREEVLPRFEALARRVDVLKLSDVDADWLYPDLTEAAQLDHLLGLGPDLAVLTRGGDGAILATASARVDVASARVEVADTIGAGDTFMVSLIHDLQAQTRALSHLDTAGLKALGERAADLAGITVGRTGADLPWAADLKS from the coding sequence ATGAGCATTCTCGTCATCGGTGAGGCCCTCATCGATATCGTCAGCACGCCCGGCACCCCTGACCGCTATGCACCGGGTGGGGCCCCGGCCAATGTCGCTCTCGGCTTGGGCCGCCTCGGCGACCCGGTCGAGTTCCTCACCGATGTCGGTGATGACTTCCACGGCGGATTCATCCTCGCCCATCTGCGGGAGTCCCGGGTCGCCGTGCACGTTTCACCGCGCGGTGCCACGTCCACGGCGCTGGCCCGCCTCGCCGAGGACGGATCCGCCGAGTACGAGTTCCGGCTGCGGTGGGACCCGGATTCGGCGCTGCTTGATGACAGCGCCCGTTCCGGTCTGCATTTCGGGTCGATTGCGGCGTTCCTCGAACCGGGTTCGGCCGTGATCGATCGGCTCCTCGACGCTGTCGAAGGGCAGTCAGAATCGCAGACGCCCGGGCCCGTCATCTCGTTCGACCCGAACATCCGGCCGTCGATCATCGGTTCCCGGGAGGAGGTTCTGCCACGGTTCGAGGCTCTCGCTCGGCGGGTCGACGTCCTCAAACTCAGCGATGTCGATGCCGATTGGCTCTACCCCGATCTCACTGAAGCAGCTCAGCTCGACCACCTGCTCGGTCTTGGTCCGGATCTGGCGGTGCTGACCCGCGGAGGGGACGGCGCGATCCTGGCGACCGCCTCGGCGCGGGTGGATGTGGCTTCGGCTCGGGTCGAAGTCGCGGATACGATCGGGGCCGGTGACACGTTCATGGTCTCTCTCATCCATGATCTGCAGGCGCAGACGAGAGCACTTTCCCACCTCGACACAGCCGGGTTGAAAGCATTGGGCGAACGGGCAGCCGATCTGGCAGGGATCACCGTCGGTCGCACCGGCGCTGACCTTCCCTGGGCCGCGGATCTCAAGAGCTGA